In a single window of the Luteibacter rhizovicinus DSM 16549 genome:
- a CDS encoding beta-1,3-glucanase family protein, translating to MQTHPILQRRANGRGRLASLLATVLLGATMTAQAVTVAPSDRQDINLGARPWKYTKQAVQNPNDPVVYAPLPNGDDGAIPTYNDSAWLTVGIPHAANDFTTFINQESGGGQGSLDGETSWYRVKLDDSAKFAGKKVMVEFEGAHTGDRVYINGHFVPGTGVLNQPGQPDANATHVIGFLPHIVDLTPFLKFDGTDVLAVKVSRGGGGFFEDPGFSGSFRFGQAEAGLFRPVKLHVTNFVHIPENVYAGQNTWGTYVGTQSLSADHSTATVRVQTNIANETNAAKTVTLTTQIVDADGNVVKSDQQQKTLPANFVPGNETPVFDESLQVSNPHLWYPNNSVNGKPYLYKVLHTVSIDGVVVDAKQSTLGIRVITWDKDFPYVNGAKQYMWGGSGRYDYPALGSSVPEEQQWRDLQQLAAGGGNLWRPGHSPSSPEFVEAADALGVFIVQPSGDGENGFATPCKAGDQQCNDMWTIKREVHRDIVIRDRSHPSILAWEHDNGVMSTPFAVELRALARTWDSINPRAAADRTPDAANGDILSCSKAGCETYLHSNEFPNKPAWGAEYWGPGTLRHSYDYELAFALNYLVPYSQARKVGTFGMAQWYMSDTPGEVIEMVEGLEDATHWTYQKNPDGSIATHADGKPIKGFRHNVRGNNASMTDANRFPRMLYYIYESVWVPYDLRPVVKLANTWNRTGDIQVNAFSNCPKVRLLVNGIPQGSDQVPNPWDTIDDASYAAENGPTDEDTGKIVGSSKAQATTKLPGQVHWNVTWQAGTATAQCIDALGSVRNGADGQPVSDTLTTAGKADHIELDVVPNVVKPDGTRFQVTANGSDAAFIVAKVVDANGIVVPDAAQKVTFEVTSGASIVTYQGGTQQYVDYSAGEVPDNNGGIPEPIHSYHSPGSSELQFEGGLQKIALRSKFTPGQVTVTASATGLTAGSATFAIVNVPAPPTASGPPSIIAQPIEQDITEGDVGHFSVTASGTPPLSFTWKKNGVEIPGATSASYVTPASTRADDGSTYSVVVHGQGPDQESSSAALKVFAFSPVVISTQPKAQNVDEGQQAHFQVVAAGSPTLTYQWMKGASAIPGANGPSYDTPTLSIADSNVNYSVVISNFGSNVPSQAAALTVNAARPPVFTGTLADVRANPGQPATFDVTSLVAGTSPFHYKWSVGGVAVGDDLPTLTIPAVQQGDIGTYTVTVSNITGTVATTTAKLTLAPPGANLAREKVTASSLVENTQGTAAWQAVDGDETTRWGSKIGDDAAFMTVDLGSSRTFNRVVLKWENAHASEYKIQYSDSPDSGFQDAYHTDTSTGGTEDFTFDHPVKGRYVRMQGIKRATDYGYSLYEFEVYNSPGCCAATDRYTSATGSNLVTDNLSGLQWDRVQRGFTDQGAQFTQSVAIQECAKDGMRLPTVDEALAISGQSYSSEAFPGAWNTWTAGQDPNDSTFAFQVSSLGDIRREVAENNPGHVLCVKGTKVVAPTITAQPSNQTAGVGRSAPFTVKATGVGPLSYDWYTVTKDANDQDVLTFVSSTADGNYATRALTAAQNGTVYRVNVVSAQGLTTASNNVLLTVDNSTAGIDPPTWAGPVTQPNNGGGNDNGGGNPPSPGTPGDGKGGVNIALGATASSSYDTERPDLNPGAAIDGDFNSRWGSIQKQDPVDLIVNFGSPKSFDHVIMRWENASSAQYTIDVSSDGTTWKTVVGPVVGKGGVDTQTFPVQTAQYVRMNSLKRNTDYGVSMFEFEVYAATAPTIVGQPQSQTVTAGQAANFTVGVKANGTVGYQWRRNSASIAGATQASLGFNATVADAGNYDVVVTDTAGRTATSQPATLVVQQPAAPQQPVSGSSNLALNRPVVASDSENPTAFKPANVNDGDAGTRWSSGFTDDQWIEVNLGSVKLVNKVVLNWENAHATSYVIEVSTDHTTWQTADANPASTGGVETRTFTPVSAQYVRMHGIKRSTQYGYSLWELEVYGTDGDGTTPTQPTQPGSGDPSQGFDYSVYPGFIGTQLRNTTNGKWTDDKVYVAVIGRDPKTNVFSWVKPDGTVAPLKVEDNDGAGHLTKNGQNYPNYFFTLAQSKLLLLPKLDSGRIFVSVGEPMYIKVLKAADDSIGFAGPNPLNGTDPNIGVYYDWYEFTWNDNAIFINTTQVDQFSIPLALDVFGGNKTRHVASGITQTRAQIFAQYNQEVPAEFALTEADPIRILAPGKDQFDVGKPQEHYFDGYIDDSWTYYQSHLLEMTIGNKQFEGSVVNGVLTFRHTNWADTHEADEPQGMLFNVQKPTTQDVLEGKGALARSNDPWGVEGQLEAQICAAFNRHVMEDTTQWKDASSFYLQSPANYYSRFWHLHGVNGKAYGFAYDDVSDQSSTLIETQPEHLELGIGW from the coding sequence ATGCAGACACACCCGATCTTGCAACGCAGGGCGAACGGACGAGGGCGGCTGGCAAGCCTGCTCGCGACCGTGCTCCTTGGCGCGACGATGACCGCGCAAGCGGTCACCGTCGCGCCATCGGACCGCCAGGACATCAACCTCGGCGCACGGCCCTGGAAATACACCAAGCAGGCCGTGCAGAACCCGAACGACCCGGTGGTGTACGCACCACTACCCAACGGTGACGACGGCGCGATCCCGACCTATAACGACAGCGCATGGCTGACCGTCGGTATCCCGCATGCCGCCAACGATTTCACCACCTTCATCAACCAGGAGTCCGGCGGCGGCCAGGGCAGCCTGGACGGCGAGACCAGCTGGTATCGCGTCAAGCTCGATGACTCGGCGAAGTTCGCCGGCAAGAAAGTCATGGTCGAGTTCGAAGGCGCCCACACCGGTGATCGCGTCTACATCAACGGCCACTTCGTCCCCGGTACCGGCGTGCTCAACCAGCCCGGTCAGCCGGACGCGAACGCCACCCACGTCATCGGCTTCCTGCCGCACATCGTGGACCTGACGCCCTTCCTCAAGTTCGACGGCACCGACGTCCTGGCCGTCAAGGTCAGTCGCGGTGGCGGTGGCTTCTTCGAGGATCCGGGCTTTTCCGGTTCGTTCCGTTTCGGCCAGGCCGAAGCGGGTCTGTTCCGCCCGGTAAAACTGCACGTGACCAACTTCGTGCACATCCCGGAGAACGTCTACGCGGGCCAGAACACCTGGGGCACGTACGTCGGCACCCAGAGCCTCAGTGCGGACCACAGCACGGCGACGGTCAGGGTTCAGACCAACATCGCCAACGAAACCAACGCTGCCAAGACGGTGACGCTGACCACGCAGATCGTCGATGCCGATGGCAACGTCGTGAAGTCCGACCAGCAGCAGAAGACGCTGCCGGCGAACTTCGTGCCGGGCAACGAAACGCCGGTGTTCGATGAAAGCCTCCAGGTGAGCAATCCGCACCTGTGGTATCCGAACAACAGCGTCAACGGCAAGCCGTACCTGTACAAGGTGCTGCATACCGTCAGCATCGACGGCGTGGTGGTGGATGCGAAGCAGAGCACGCTCGGCATCCGTGTCATCACCTGGGACAAGGACTTCCCGTACGTCAACGGCGCGAAGCAGTACATGTGGGGCGGCTCGGGTCGCTACGACTATCCCGCGCTCGGATCGTCCGTGCCCGAGGAGCAGCAATGGCGTGACCTCCAGCAGCTCGCTGCCGGCGGTGGCAACCTCTGGCGTCCTGGCCACTCCCCGTCGAGCCCCGAGTTCGTCGAGGCCGCGGATGCGCTGGGCGTGTTCATCGTCCAGCCCAGCGGCGACGGCGAGAACGGCTTCGCCACGCCCTGCAAGGCAGGCGACCAGCAGTGCAACGACATGTGGACGATCAAGCGCGAGGTCCATCGCGACATCGTGATCCGCGATCGCAGCCATCCGTCGATCCTGGCCTGGGAGCACGACAATGGCGTGATGTCGACGCCGTTCGCCGTCGAGCTCCGCGCGCTTGCCCGCACGTGGGACAGCATCAATCCCCGCGCCGCGGCCGACCGCACGCCGGACGCCGCCAACGGTGACATCCTCAGCTGCTCGAAGGCCGGTTGCGAAACCTACCTGCACTCGAACGAGTTTCCGAACAAGCCCGCCTGGGGCGCGGAATACTGGGGTCCGGGCACGCTTCGCCATTCGTACGACTACGAGCTGGCGTTCGCGCTGAACTACCTCGTGCCGTACTCGCAGGCCCGCAAGGTCGGCACCTTCGGCATGGCGCAGTGGTACATGTCCGATACGCCGGGCGAAGTCATCGAGATGGTCGAAGGTCTCGAGGACGCCACGCACTGGACGTACCAGAAGAACCCGGACGGCAGCATCGCGACGCATGCCGACGGCAAGCCGATCAAGGGCTTCCGTCACAACGTGCGTGGCAACAACGCATCGATGACCGATGCGAACCGTTTCCCGCGCATGCTGTACTACATCTACGAGTCGGTCTGGGTGCCGTATGACCTGCGTCCCGTGGTGAAGCTGGCGAACACCTGGAATCGCACGGGCGACATCCAGGTCAATGCCTTCAGTAACTGCCCCAAGGTTCGCCTGCTCGTCAATGGCATCCCGCAGGGTAGCGACCAGGTGCCGAACCCCTGGGACACGATCGACGACGCGTCCTATGCCGCCGAAAATGGTCCGACGGACGAAGACACCGGCAAGATCGTCGGCTCCAGCAAGGCGCAGGCCACCACGAAGCTGCCGGGCCAGGTCCACTGGAACGTCACGTGGCAGGCAGGTACCGCGACGGCGCAGTGCATCGATGCACTGGGTAGCGTGCGTAACGGCGCCGATGGCCAGCCGGTGTCGGATACGCTGACGACGGCAGGCAAGGCCGATCACATCGAGCTCGATGTCGTCCCGAACGTGGTCAAGCCGGATGGCACGCGTTTCCAGGTCACGGCCAACGGTTCGGACGCGGCTTTCATCGTTGCGAAGGTGGTCGATGCCAATGGCATCGTCGTGCCGGATGCCGCGCAGAAGGTGACCTTCGAAGTCACCAGCGGTGCGTCGATCGTGACGTACCAGGGCGGCACGCAGCAGTACGTCGATTACAGCGCCGGTGAAGTGCCGGACAACAACGGCGGTATCCCGGAGCCGATCCACAGCTACCACTCGCCGGGTTCGTCGGAGTTGCAGTTCGAAGGTGGCCTGCAGAAGATCGCACTGCGCTCGAAGTTCACCCCGGGCCAGGTGACGGTGACCGCGTCGGCGACAGGCCTCACGGCCGGTAGCGCGACGTTCGCCATCGTCAACGTGCCGGCGCCGCCGACTGCATCGGGTCCGCCGTCGATCATTGCGCAGCCGATCGAACAGGACATCACCGAAGGCGATGTCGGCCACTTCTCGGTGACCGCTTCCGGCACGCCGCCGTTGAGCTTCACCTGGAAGAAGAATGGCGTCGAGATTCCCGGTGCGACCAGCGCGAGCTACGTCACGCCGGCCTCGACGCGTGCGGACGACGGTTCGACCTATAGCGTGGTCGTGCACGGACAGGGTCCGGACCAGGAGTCCAGCAGCGCCGCACTCAAGGTGTTTGCCTTCAGTCCAGTGGTCATCTCCACCCAGCCCAAGGCGCAGAACGTCGACGAGGGCCAGCAGGCTCACTTCCAGGTGGTTGCAGCGGGCTCTCCGACGCTCACCTACCAGTGGATGAAGGGCGCTTCGGCGATTCCCGGCGCGAATGGCCCGAGCTATGACACGCCGACGCTGAGCATTGCGGACAGCAACGTCAACTACTCCGTCGTCATCAGCAACTTCGGTAGCAACGTGCCGTCGCAGGCGGCAGCGCTCACGGTGAATGCCGCGCGTCCGCCGGTGTTTACCGGCACGCTGGCTGACGTCCGCGCGAACCCTGGCCAGCCGGCCACGTTCGACGTGACCAGTCTGGTCGCCGGCACCTCGCCGTTCCACTACAAGTGGTCGGTCGGTGGCGTGGCGGTGGGCGACGACTTGCCGACGCTCACCATTCCCGCCGTGCAGCAGGGCGATATCGGTACGTATACCGTCACGGTGAGCAACATCACCGGCACGGTGGCAACGACGACCGCCAAGCTCACGCTGGCTCCGCCGGGTGCGAACCTGGCGCGTGAAAAAGTGACGGCCTCCTCGCTCGTCGAGAACACCCAGGGCACCGCTGCCTGGCAGGCCGTGGACGGCGACGAGACGACGCGCTGGGGCTCGAAGATCGGCGACGATGCAGCGTTCATGACGGTCGATCTCGGCTCGTCGCGTACGTTCAATCGTGTCGTGCTGAAGTGGGAAAACGCCCACGCCAGCGAGTACAAGATCCAGTACTCGGACAGCCCGGATAGTGGCTTCCAGGATGCGTACCACACCGACACCAGCACCGGCGGCACGGAGGACTTCACCTTCGATCATCCGGTCAAGGGTCGCTACGTCCGCATGCAGGGCATCAAGCGCGCCACGGACTACGGCTACTCGCTGTATGAGTTCGAGGTGTACAACTCGCCCGGTTGCTGTGCCGCCACGGACCGCTATACCTCCGCGACGGGTTCGAACCTGGTGACGGACAACCTGAGTGGCCTGCAGTGGGATCGCGTGCAGCGCGGCTTCACCGACCAGGGCGCGCAGTTCACCCAGTCGGTCGCCATCCAGGAATGCGCGAAGGACGGCATGCGCCTTCCGACGGTCGACGAAGCGCTGGCCATCAGTGGTCAGAGCTACTCGAGCGAAGCGTTCCCGGGTGCATGGAACACGTGGACGGCCGGGCAGGATCCGAACGATTCGACCTTCGCCTTCCAGGTGAGCTCGCTGGGTGATATCCGTCGCGAAGTGGCGGAGAACAACCCGGGTCACGTGCTCTGCGTGAAGGGCACGAAGGTGGTCGCGCCGACCATCACCGCCCAGCCCTCCAACCAGACCGCCGGTGTCGGTCGTTCCGCGCCCTTCACGGTGAAGGCGACGGGCGTCGGTCCGCTCAGCTACGACTGGTACACGGTCACCAAGGACGCCAACGACCAGGACGTGCTCACGTTCGTGTCGAGCACGGCCGATGGCAACTACGCGACGCGTGCCCTCACGGCTGCGCAGAACGGCACCGTTTACCGTGTGAATGTCGTCAGTGCGCAGGGCCTCACCACTGCCAGCAACAACGTGCTGCTGACGGTCGACAACTCCACGGCCGGTATCGACCCGCCGACGTGGGCAGGCCCGGTCACGCAGCCGAACAACGGCGGCGGCAACGACAACGGTGGCGGCAATCCGCCCAGCCCGGGTACGCCGGGTGACGGCAAGGGTGGCGTGAACATCGCCCTCGGTGCCACGGCGTCGTCCTCGTACGACACCGAGCGCCCGGACCTCAATCCCGGTGCGGCCATCGATGGCGACTTCAACTCCCGCTGGGGTTCCATCCAGAAGCAGGACCCGGTCGACCTGATCGTGAACTTCGGTTCGCCGAAGAGCTTCGACCACGTGATCATGCGCTGGGAGAACGCTTCGTCCGCCCAGTACACGATCGATGTGTCGTCGGACGGCACGACGTGGAAAACCGTGGTCGGTCCGGTCGTCGGCAAGGGCGGCGTGGACACGCAGACCTTCCCGGTGCAGACCGCGCAGTACGTTCGCATGAACAGCCTGAAGCGCAACACGGACTACGGCGTCTCGATGTTCGAGTTCGAGGTGTATGCCGCGACGGCACCGACGATCGTCGGCCAGCCGCAGTCGCAGACCGTGACGGCAGGCCAGGCGGCCAACTTCACTGTCGGCGTCAAGGCCAATGGCACGGTGGGCTACCAGTGGCGCCGCAACAGTGCGTCGATCGCCGGTGCCACCCAGGCCAGCCTCGGCTTCAACGCCACGGTGGCCGATGCGGGCAATTACGACGTGGTCGTCACCGACACGGCCGGTCGCACCGCAACCAGCCAGCCGGCGACCCTGGTCGTGCAGCAGCCGGCCGCTCCGCAGCAGCCGGTCTCCGGGTCCAGCAACCTCGCGCTGAACCGTCCGGTGGTCGCATCGGATTCGGAGAATCCGACGGCGTTCAAGCCGGCCAACGTCAATGACGGCGATGCCGGCACGCGTTGGTCCTCCGGTTTCACCGATGACCAGTGGATCGAAGTGAACCTCGGTTCGGTCAAGCTGGTGAACAAGGTGGTGCTCAACTGGGAAAACGCGCACGCGACGTCGTACGTGATCGAAGTGTCCACGGACCACACGACCTGGCAGACGGCGGATGCGAATCCGGCGAGCACGGGTGGCGTGGAGACGCGCACGTTTACGCCGGTCTCGGCGCAATACGTCCGCATGCACGGCATCAAGCGCAGCACGCAGTACGGCTACTCGCTGTGGGAACTGGAGGTCTACGGTACGGACGGTGACGGCACGACGCCGACCCAGCCGACCCAGCCTGGTTCGGGCGATCCGTCGCAGGGCTTCGATTACTCGGTGTATCCGGGCTTCATCGGCACCCAGCTGCGTAACACGACCAACGGCAAGTGGACCGACGACAAGGTGTACGTCGCGGTGATCGGTCGTGACCCGAAGACGAACGTGTTCTCGTGGGTCAAGCCGGATGGCACCGTCGCACCGCTGAAGGTCGAGGACAACGATGGCGCAGGCCACCTGACCAAGAACGGCCAGAACTACCCGAACTACTTCTTCACGCTGGCGCAGTCCAAGCTGCTCCTGCTGCCGAAGCTGGATTCCGGGCGGATCTTCGTTTCGGTCGGTGAACCGATGTACATCAAGGTGCTCAAGGCCGCTGACGATTCGATCGGTTTCGCGGGTCCCAACCCGCTCAACGGTACCGATCCGAACATTGGCGTCTACTACGACTGGTACGAGTTCACCTGGAACGACAACGCCATCTTCATCAACACGACGCAGGTGGATCAGTTCTCCATCCCGCTCGCGCTCGATGTGTTCGGCGGCAACAAGACCAGGCACGTGGCGTCCGGCATCACGCAGACCCGCGCGCAGATCTTCGCGCAGTACAACCAGGAAGTGCCGGCGGAGTTCGCCCTGACCGAGGCCGATCCGATCCGGATCCTCGCCCCGGGCAAGGATCAGTTCGACGTGGGCAAGCCGCAGGAGCATTACTTCGACGGCTACATCGACGATTCGTGGACCTACTACCAGAGCCACCTGTTGGAGATGACGATCGGTAACAAGCAGTTCGAAGGGTCGGTGGTCAACGGTGTGCTGACCTTCCGCCACACGAACTGGGCCGATACGCATGAAGCGGACGAGCCGCAGGGCATGCTCTTCAACGTGCAGAAGCCGACCACGCAGGATGTGCTGGAAGGCAAGGGCGCCCTGGCCCGGTCGAACGACCCCTGGGGCGTGGAAGGCCAGCTGGAGGCGCAGATCTGTGCCGCGTTCAACCGCCACGTGATGGAAGACACCACGCAGTGGAAGGATGCCTCCTCGTTCTACCTGCAGTCGCCGGCGAACTACTATTCGCGCTTCTGGCACCTGCATGGCGTGAACGGCAAGGCCTACGGCTTCGCGTACGACGACGTATCCGACCAGAGCTCGACCTTGATCGAGACGCAGCCGGAACATCTCGAACTCGGGATCGGCTGGTAA
- the yjgA gene encoding ribosome biogenesis factor YjgA: MKPYDDRPKKDDEEEDFGPSRSELRRNALDMLKLAKQLVELPPSRIPKLKLPEDIVDEIGRTRKVTAHIAHKRQLAFLAKQMRRHGDEAFTDARAALGEDRDRQRQEAAHMHRLEARREKLMEGGDVALGELFDEYPQLDRQHLRSLVRQAKAEREASKPLHAFRELYRIIKELEAGTGDDET; this comes from the coding sequence ATGAAGCCCTACGACGATCGCCCGAAGAAGGACGACGAAGAAGAAGACTTCGGCCCGAGCCGCAGCGAACTGCGCCGCAACGCGCTCGACATGCTCAAGCTCGCCAAGCAGCTGGTCGAGCTACCGCCCAGCCGCATCCCCAAGCTGAAGCTGCCTGAAGATATCGTCGACGAGATCGGCCGGACGCGTAAGGTCACCGCCCACATCGCCCACAAGCGCCAGCTGGCGTTCCTTGCCAAGCAGATGCGTCGCCACGGCGATGAGGCCTTCACCGATGCGCGCGCCGCACTCGGCGAAGACCGCGACCGCCAGCGCCAGGAAGCCGCGCACATGCATCGCCTGGAAGCGCGCCGCGAAAAGCTGATGGAAGGCGGCGACGTCGCCCTCGGCGAACTGTTCGACGAATACCCGCAACTCGATCGCCAGCACCTGCGCTCCCTCGTCCGCCAGGCCAAGGCCGAACGCGAAGCGAGCAAGCCGCTGCATGCGTTCCGTGAGCTCTACCGGATCATCAAGGAACTCGAAGCCGGCACGGGCGACGACGAAACCTGA
- a CDS encoding DUF1653 domain-containing protein → MSIRVGFYRHFKGMPYRVLGTARHSETMEELVVYQALYGEHGLWVRPAAMFAETVEHDGRTQPRFAFEGEATDLFATPETQP, encoded by the coding sequence ATGAGCATCCGTGTCGGCTTCTACCGCCACTTCAAGGGCATGCCCTACCGCGTGCTGGGCACCGCCCGGCATAGCGAAACCATGGAAGAACTCGTGGTTTACCAGGCCCTCTACGGTGAGCACGGCCTGTGGGTACGCCCCGCCGCCATGTTCGCCGAGACCGTCGAGCACGACGGTCGCACGCAACCCCGTTTCGCCTTCGAAGGTGAAGCCACCGACCTATTCGCCACGCCGGAGACCCAGCCATGA
- the pmbA gene encoding metalloprotease PmbA — MSLVSTVDSSQQDLDRLATLAEDTIRRARAAGATQAEVSASVDVGLNVNVRLGEVETVEHTRDRGFALTVYFGQRKGSASTADLNPDSIQATIDQACAIARFTEDDPASGLAEADRMATSFPDLDLWHPWDLDVDRAIALGQEIEDAGRAIAGITNSDGSSVSAGQSLSVYANSHGFLGRERGTRHSLSVALIAGDDDDGMQRDYWYDSQRRAADFMDPAAIGRKAAERTLARLNARRLGTRQAPVLFAPEISRSLIGHLLGAVSGGSLYRRSSFLLDHVGKQILPSWFRIDEKPLIPRAMGSSVFDAEGVATIDAPLIVDGVLSRYILGSYSARKLGLTSTGNAGGVHNLLVKTGDDDFAGMLRKLGTGLLVTEVMGQGVSIITGDYSRGASGFWVENGEIAYPVEEITIAANLRDMYANLVAVGNDVDRRSHILTGSWLIENMTIAGE, encoded by the coding sequence GTGAGCCTCGTTTCCACCGTCGACAGCAGTCAGCAGGACCTCGATCGCCTCGCCACCCTGGCCGAGGACACCATCCGCAGGGCCCGCGCCGCCGGGGCAACCCAGGCCGAGGTATCCGCCAGTGTCGATGTCGGCCTGAACGTGAATGTCCGCCTGGGCGAGGTCGAAACCGTCGAACACACGCGGGACCGCGGCTTCGCCCTCACCGTGTACTTCGGTCAGCGCAAGGGATCGGCGAGCACGGCCGACCTCAATCCGGACTCGATTCAGGCCACGATCGACCAGGCCTGCGCCATTGCCCGGTTCACCGAGGACGACCCGGCCTCCGGCCTGGCCGAGGCCGATCGCATGGCCACGAGCTTCCCGGACCTCGACCTCTGGCACCCTTGGGACCTGGACGTGGATCGCGCGATTGCCCTGGGTCAGGAGATCGAGGACGCGGGTCGTGCCATCGCCGGCATCACCAACTCCGATGGCTCGAGCGTGAGCGCTGGCCAGAGTCTGTCGGTCTATGCCAATTCCCACGGCTTCCTCGGACGCGAACGGGGCACCCGGCATTCCCTGTCGGTCGCCCTGATCGCCGGTGACGATGACGACGGCATGCAGCGCGACTATTGGTACGACAGCCAGCGCCGTGCCGCCGATTTCATGGATCCCGCCGCGATCGGCCGCAAGGCCGCCGAGCGCACCCTGGCTCGACTCAATGCGCGTCGCCTGGGTACCCGTCAGGCACCGGTGTTGTTCGCCCCCGAGATTTCCCGTTCGCTGATCGGCCATCTGCTCGGCGCCGTGAGCGGCGGATCGCTTTATCGCCGCTCCAGCTTCCTGCTCGACCACGTCGGCAAGCAGATCCTGCCGTCGTGGTTCCGCATCGATGAGAAACCTCTCATTCCGCGTGCCATGGGCTCGTCGGTCTTCGATGCCGAAGGCGTCGCCACGATCGATGCCCCGCTGATCGTCGATGGCGTGCTCTCGCGCTACATCCTCGGCAGTTATTCGGCACGCAAGCTCGGCCTGACCTCCACCGGCAACGCGGGCGGCGTGCACAACCTGCTGGTGAAGACGGGCGATGACGACTTCGCCGGCATGCTGCGGAAGCTCGGTACGGGCCTTCTCGTCACCGAGGTGATGGGGCAGGGCGTGTCCATCATTACCGGCGATTATTCGCGCGGTGCGTCGGGCTTCTGGGTGGAAAACGGCGAGATCGCCTATCCGGTCGAAGAGATCACCATCGCCGCCAACCTACGCGACATGTACGCCAATCTGGTGGCCGTGGGTAACGACGTGGACCGTCGCTCGCACATCCTCACCGGATCCTGGCTGATCGAAAACATGACGATCGCCGGCGAGTGA
- a CDS encoding DUF4870 domain-containing protein, translating into MSTPSDQIPPSPPPSPPPYEPVPPVSHGNDDKNLAMLTHLSGFLFSIIVPLIVWLINKDRSDKSYLVTESKEALNFQLTVLLGYVICWILTVILIGAFLHVVLWILNIVFCILAAVRVSQSGSYRYPFALRLVS; encoded by the coding sequence ATGAGTACGCCGTCCGACCAGATTCCACCGTCGCCCCCGCCGAGCCCACCGCCTTACGAGCCGGTTCCGCCGGTGTCCCACGGGAACGACGACAAGAACCTCGCGATGCTCACGCATCTCTCGGGATTCCTGTTCAGCATCATCGTTCCGTTGATCGTGTGGCTGATCAACAAGGACCGGTCCGACAAGTCCTATCTCGTAACCGAGTCCAAGGAAGCCCTGAACTTCCAGCTCACCGTCCTTTTGGGCTACGTGATCTGCTGGATCCTCACGGTCATCCTGATCGGTGCTTTCCTGCATGTGGTGCTGTGGATCCTCAACATCGTCTTCTGCATCCTTGCCGCCGTGCGCGTCAGCCAGTCGGGCAGCTACCGCTATCCGTTCGCGTTGCGGCTGGTTAGCTGA
- a CDS encoding polyprenyl synthetase family protein, translating into MPTSTDLPAPLKALVGRADEALARALPGGDLPPVELHGAMRYAVLGGGKRLRPLLVYAAGHALGRDDGILDAPACAVEIIHAYSLVHDDLPAMDDDALRRGRPTCHIVYGEAMAILAGDALQALAFEILATPHGDHDDPLARIAMLRALGAACGAEGMAGGQAFDLSAVGQKLSLVDLERMHAYKTGALIRASVRLGALAAGCTDPDLLSRLDRYGHAVGLAFQVRDDILDVEGESAVIGKTAGKDAAADKPTFPSIIGLPASRERLDTLVRDALDAIEPLGTRGEWLADLARYSAQRAH; encoded by the coding sequence ATTCCCACATCGACTGACCTGCCGGCGCCACTGAAGGCGCTGGTCGGCCGGGCTGACGAGGCGCTGGCGCGCGCGTTGCCCGGCGGCGACCTTCCTCCCGTGGAACTGCATGGCGCCATGCGCTACGCCGTCCTCGGCGGTGGCAAACGCCTGCGCCCGCTGCTGGTCTACGCAGCCGGGCACGCACTCGGCCGCGACGACGGCATCCTCGATGCACCCGCCTGCGCCGTGGAGATCATCCACGCGTATTCGCTGGTGCACGACGACCTGCCGGCGATGGACGACGACGCCCTGCGTCGCGGCCGGCCCACCTGCCACATCGTCTACGGCGAAGCCATGGCGATCCTCGCCGGTGACGCACTGCAGGCGCTGGCTTTCGAGATCCTCGCCACGCCGCACGGCGACCATGACGATCCGCTGGCGCGCATCGCCATGCTGCGCGCCCTCGGCGCCGCCTGCGGCGCCGAGGGCATGGCCGGCGGCCAGGCTTTCGATCTTTCCGCGGTGGGCCAGAAGCTGTCACTGGTGGATCTCGAGCGCATGCACGCCTACAAGACCGGCGCCCTCATTCGCGCTTCGGTGCGCCTGGGCGCCCTCGCAGCCGGCTGCACCGATCCCGACCTGCTCAGCCGCCTGGACCGTTACGGTCATGCCGTGGGCCTGGCTTTCCAGGTGCGCGACGACATCCTCGACGTGGAAGGCGAATCCGCCGTTATCGGCAAGACCGCCGGCAAGGACGCCGCCGCCGACAAGCCCACCTTCCCGTCGATCATCGGCCTGCCCGCCTCACGCGAGCGCCTCGACACCCTCGTCCGCGATGCCCTCGACGCCATCGAACCACTCGGCACACGCGGCGAATGGCTCGCCGACCTGGCGCGTTACTCCGCCCAGCGCGCGCACTGA
- a CDS encoding exodeoxyribonuclease VII small subunit, producing the protein MPKSPAPVAPASSIAEFEHSLDELEQLVTRMEGGELSLDESLKSFERGIGLYRHCQTALEQAELRVRLLLDPEAPETAEPFDSHID; encoded by the coding sequence ATGCCGAAGTCCCCCGCCCCTGTTGCACCCGCGTCATCCATTGCCGAATTCGAGCATTCGCTCGACGAGCTCGAGCAACTGGTCACGCGCATGGAAGGCGGCGAGTTGAGCCTCGACGAATCGCTCAAATCGTTCGAGCGCGGCATCGGCCTTTACCGGCACTGCCAAACGGCACTCGAGCAGGCTGAACTGCGCGTGCGCCTGCTGCTCGATCCCGAAGCCCCCGAGACCGCCGAACCCTTTGATTCCCACATCGACTGA